A stretch of the Polaribacter pacificus genome encodes the following:
- a CDS encoding quinone-dependent dihydroorotate dehydrogenase, translating into MYKLLIRPILFLFDPEKVHYFTFSVIKFLHKIPFVPGIIRSMYQVNDKKLERTVFGISFKNPVGLAAGFDKNAVLYNELANFGFGFIEIGTVTPKGQIGNPKKRLFRLKDDRGIINRMGFNNDGIEAAITNLKKNKGQVIIGGNLGKNTATLPENYTEDYCEVFTALHPYVDYFVLNVSCPNVGSHAKLNDKDYLVELISAVQQINNQQEKQKPILLKIAPDLNTIQLDEIIDLIAETKIDGVIASNTSTTRDNLKATTQRLADIGNGGVSGQPIKSQSTKVIKYLADTSNKSFPIIGVGGIHSAEDALEKIKAGADLVQVYTGFIYEGPSLIKKINKAILKH; encoded by the coding sequence ATGTACAAATTACTGATTCGCCCAATCTTATTCTTATTCGATCCAGAAAAAGTTCATTATTTTACTTTTTCAGTTATTAAGTTCTTGCATAAAATACCTTTTGTACCGGGTATCATAAGAAGTATGTATCAAGTAAACGATAAGAAACTTGAACGGACAGTGTTTGGAATAAGCTTTAAGAACCCCGTGGGTTTAGCAGCAGGATTTGACAAAAATGCGGTACTATACAATGAACTCGCAAATTTTGGTTTTGGTTTTATTGAAATAGGAACTGTGACGCCAAAAGGACAAATAGGGAATCCTAAAAAGCGATTGTTCCGTTTAAAAGATGATCGTGGAATCATCAATAGAATGGGATTTAATAATGACGGAATTGAAGCAGCTATCACCAACTTAAAAAAGAATAAAGGTCAAGTTATTATTGGTGGTAACTTAGGGAAAAACACAGCAACCTTACCCGAGAATTACACAGAAGATTATTGCGAGGTTTTTACAGCATTACACCCCTATGTAGATTATTTTGTGCTAAATGTTAGTTGTCCTAATGTGGGTAGCCATGCAAAACTAAATGACAAAGATTATTTGGTAGAGTTAATTTCTGCTGTTCAGCAAATAAACAATCAGCAAGAAAAACAAAAACCAATTTTGCTAAAAATCGCCCCAGATTTAAATACGATTCAATTAGATGAAATTATAGACCTGATTGCAGAAACTAAAATTGATGGTGTGATTGCATCAAATACATCCACAACTAGGGATAATTTAAAAGCAACTACTCAACGTTTAGCTGATATTGGAAATGGTGGTGTTAGCGGACAACCAATTAAAAGTCAGAGTACTAAAGTAATTAAGTATTTGGCAGATACCTCTAATAAATCTTTTCCAATCATTGGAGTAGGAGGGATTCATTCTGCAGAAGACGCTTTAGAGAAAATAAAAGCCGGTGCAGATTTGGTACAAGTATACACCGGATTTATTTATGAAGGCCCTAGTTTGATTAAGAAAATCAATAAAGCTATTTTAAAACACTAA
- a CDS encoding LysE family translocator has translation MIEILVSFALATTALAFSPGPDNMYVLTQSIVNGKKYGLATVYGLISGCIVHTTLLAFGVSAIIQQSNSLFFALKLFGAFYLIYLAYKVYKSDASIAFSEANVAKKSTTQLFKQGFIMNVLNPKVSIFFLAFFPGFLFSDSLSTVVQFYVLGLIFMIVSLLIFSTIAILAGKISTYIKSHNNVGLYLKWTQIVVFIAIAIFIMV, from the coding sequence ATGATAGAAATATTGGTATCGTTTGCGCTTGCTACAACAGCATTAGCCTTTTCTCCCGGACCAGACAATATGTATGTGTTAACACAAAGCATTGTCAATGGTAAAAAGTATGGTTTGGCTACTGTTTACGGATTAATTTCTGGGTGCATTGTGCACACTACTTTATTAGCTTTTGGGGTTTCTGCTATTATTCAACAAAGTAATTCTTTGTTTTTTGCACTTAAATTATTTGGAGCGTTCTATTTGATTTATTTAGCATATAAAGTGTATAAATCTGATGCTTCTATTGCTTTTTCTGAAGCTAATGTGGCAAAAAAATCAACCACACAGTTGTTTAAACAAGGTTTTATAATGAATGTGTTAAACCCCAAAGTATCTATTTTTTTCTTGGCTTTTTTTCCTGGTTTTTTATTCAGTGATTCACTGAGTACTGTAGTGCAATTTTATGTGCTAGGGCTTATATTTATGATCGTTTCTCTTCTTATATTTTCTACTATAGCTATTTTGGCGGGTAAAATTTCGACCTATATTAAAAGCCACAATAATGTTGGTTTGTATTTAAAATGGACGCAGATTGTGGTATTTATTGCAATTGCCATTTTTATTATGGTCTAA
- a CDS encoding hydroxymethylglutaryl-CoA lyase yields the protein MNRVKIIECPRDAMQGIKSHFIPTEIKASYINALLRVGFDTIDFGSFVSPKAIPQMRDTAAVLSQLDLSETRSKLLAIIANVRGAEDAAQFEEIDYLGYPFSISENFQMRNTHKTIAESIETLDEILNIANKSNKEVVAYLSMGFGNPYGDPWNVEIVGEWTEKLSKMGVKILSLSDTIGSSTPDIISYLFSNLIPAYPQIEFGAHLHTTPTTWHEKVDAAYKAGCLRFDGAIMGYGGCPMAKDELTGNMPTEKLVSYFTKEKAETHIKPMSFESAYNVALNVFN from the coding sequence ATGAATCGCGTTAAAATTATAGAATGTCCGAGAGATGCTATGCAGGGAATAAAATCTCATTTTATCCCTACAGAAATAAAGGCTTCATATATCAATGCATTGCTGCGAGTAGGCTTTGATACGATAGATTTTGGGAGTTTTGTTTCTCCAAAAGCGATTCCTCAAATGAGAGATACAGCCGCAGTTTTATCTCAATTAGATCTTTCTGAAACCAGAAGTAAATTATTGGCAATTATAGCCAATGTAAGAGGTGCAGAAGATGCTGCACAGTTTGAAGAGATAGATTACTTAGGCTATCCGTTTTCAATATCAGAAAATTTTCAAATGCGTAATACGCATAAAACCATTGCAGAATCTATTGAGACATTAGATGAAATTCTAAACATCGCAAACAAGTCTAATAAAGAGGTAGTCGCTTACCTTTCTATGGGATTTGGAAATCCATATGGAGATCCTTGGAATGTTGAAATTGTAGGAGAATGGACAGAAAAATTATCCAAAATGGGCGTTAAGATCTTATCGCTTTCAGATACAATTGGTAGTTCTACTCCAGACATTATCTCTTATTTGTTTTCTAATTTGATACCTGCATATCCTCAAATTGAATTTGGAGCTCACTTACACACAACTCCTACCACATGGCATGAAAAAGTAGATGCTGCCTATAAAGCTGGCTGTTTGCGTTTTGATGGTGCTATTATGGGCTATGGTGGTTGCCCTATGGCAAAAGATGAATTAACGGGCAATATGCCGACTGAAAAATTAGTGTCTTATTTTACCAAAGAAAAAGCAGAGACCCATATTAAACCCATGAGTTTTGAAAGTGCTTATAATGTGGCTTTAAACGTTTTTAACTAA
- a CDS encoding bifunctional metallophosphatase/5'-nucleotidase — translation MKFTKALFFCVSIAALFSCNQDDGKIDFTFLQLNDVYEIAPIQGGEYGGMARVATVHEQLLKENSNTFMFVAGDFLNPSLLGTIQYQGERIRGKQMIETMNAMGVDLVAFGNHEFDLSATDLQKRLDESNFNWISGNVLQNKDGVLSPFSNKHNKVGDTFIKEFSDADGTTIKIGFISVCVPSNPRDYVAYKDVFKEAERSYADLKDKVDVVFGLTHVTIAQDLEIAKRLPNIPLIMGGHEHTNMLIPQGDSFVAKADANAKTVYVHKISYDKKTKKTSIQSVLKEINSDIVENEQTAVVVNKWQGILKKKIKEIIDKPEEIILNAQTPLDGRDKPIRSIQTNLGVLITKSMSYAFDDAVDCALVNGGSIRIDDELEGAITPVDIFRVLPYGGAVLKVKLKGSLLLKVLDFREKAKGTGAYLQRYNVQKKNKGWYVQSKPINPNKIYTVAFSDYLLKGYDIPFLTEENKEVVSVYKPTGTEKSFDIRNSIILYLKSLK, via the coding sequence ATGAAATTTACAAAAGCATTATTTTTTTGTGTGTCAATAGCTGCTCTATTTTCTTGTAATCAGGATGATGGAAAAATTGATTTTACTTTTTTACAGCTTAATGACGTTTATGAGATTGCTCCCATACAAGGTGGAGAATATGGAGGGATGGCTCGTGTTGCAACAGTACATGAGCAATTATTAAAAGAAAATAGCAATACATTTATGTTTGTTGCTGGAGATTTTTTAAATCCATCTTTATTAGGGACCATACAATATCAAGGAGAGCGTATCCGTGGCAAGCAGATGATCGAAACAATGAATGCGATGGGAGTAGATCTAGTGGCTTTTGGTAATCATGAATTTGATTTAAGTGCAACTGATCTCCAAAAGCGTTTAGATGAAAGTAATTTTAACTGGATTTCTGGTAATGTTTTACAAAATAAAGATGGTGTTCTTTCACCTTTTTCAAACAAACACAATAAAGTTGGGGATACCTTTATTAAAGAATTTTCGGATGCAGATGGAACCACAATTAAGATTGGTTTTATAAGTGTTTGTGTTCCTTCTAATCCCAGAGATTATGTTGCGTACAAAGATGTTTTTAAAGAAGCAGAACGTTCTTATGCAGATTTAAAAGACAAGGTAGATGTTGTTTTTGGACTCACCCATGTGACTATTGCTCAAGATCTTGAAATTGCAAAACGACTTCCTAATATTCCTTTGATTATGGGTGGGCATGAGCATACAAATATGCTGATTCCACAAGGAGATTCTTTTGTGGCAAAAGCGGATGCAAATGCCAAAACCGTTTACGTTCATAAAATTAGTTATGATAAGAAAACCAAAAAGACTAGCATTCAATCAGTCTTAAAAGAGATCAACTCAGATATTGTAGAAAATGAGCAAACAGCTGTTGTTGTTAATAAATGGCAGGGCATTTTAAAGAAAAAGATCAAAGAGATTATAGACAAGCCAGAAGAAATAATTTTAAATGCTCAAACACCATTAGATGGAAGAGACAAACCGATTAGAAGCATTCAGACCAATTTAGGTGTCTTAATCACAAAATCTATGTCTTATGCTTTTGATGATGCTGTGGATTGTGCTTTGGTTAATGGAGGATCAATTAGAATTGATGATGAGCTAGAAGGAGCAATTACTCCTGTAGATATTTTTAGGGTATTGCCTTATGGTGGTGCTGTTTTAAAAGTTAAATTGAAAGGGAGTCTGTTACTAAAAGTATTGGATTTTAGAGAAAAAGCGAAAGGGACTGGTGCTTATTTGCAGCGATATAATGTACAAAAGAAAAACAAAGGGTGGTATGTACAATCAAAACCAATCAACCCTAATAAAATTTATACTGTAGCTTTTTCAGATTACCTGCTAAAAGGCTACGACATTCCTTTTCTGACCGAAGAAAATAAAGAAGTAGTTTCTGTTTATAAACCAACAGGAACAGAAAAATCATTTGATATTAGAAATTCAATCATTTTATACCTAAAATCTTTAAAGTAA
- a CDS encoding porin: protein MKYIIFLFALFVGSNLFSQNQQNQQNTAQRILSGNINTKGVTVGGYGEITYNRPSGKNAELDVQRLVLLFGYKFDDRTQFVTEIEFEHVKEVYVEQAFLQYSLNDQVNLRAGLMLVPMGIINEYHEPTTFNGVERPSMDVAIVPTTWREIGIGVAGKSAAASLRYQLYVFNGFQSTLSDENGTIISGQLGGSSGLRGGRQKGIKSNFNNINFSGKLDYYGLPGLRLGLSGYFGRTQSPKDVEAVAGADIGISMIGLDARYAKQRFSVRGQFVRGALSDTESYNLATGKDLGSILQGYYLETGYNLLALQKKQQLIGFVRYEDYNTHASTAGNLVENDTYNRQEWTFGLSYLIANGAVVKADYQLKDNAANKQTNQLNFGIGVWF, encoded by the coding sequence ATGAAATATATTATATTTTTATTCGCCCTTTTTGTTGGTTCAAATCTTTTTAGTCAAAACCAACAAAATCAACAGAATACCGCACAAAGAATTTTGTCTGGAAATATTAATACTAAAGGAGTAACCGTTGGTGGTTATGGTGAAATTACCTACAATCGACCTTCAGGAAAAAACGCAGAACTAGATGTTCAGAGACTTGTGTTATTGTTTGGTTACAAATTTGACGATCGTACTCAATTTGTAACGGAAATAGAATTTGAGCATGTAAAAGAGGTCTATGTTGAACAAGCCTTTTTGCAATACAGTTTAAATGATCAGGTGAATTTGAGAGCTGGTTTAATGTTAGTTCCGATGGGAATTATCAATGAGTACCATGAGCCAACCACATTTAATGGAGTTGAGAGACCAAGCATGGATGTCGCGATTGTACCTACAACTTGGAGGGAAATTGGTATAGGTGTCGCAGGAAAATCAGCTGCTGCATCTTTACGTTATCAACTTTATGTTTTTAATGGTTTTCAATCGACACTTTCTGACGAAAATGGAACTATTATTAGCGGACAACTCGGAGGTAGTAGTGGGTTGCGTGGAGGAAGGCAAAAGGGCATCAAATCTAATTTCAACAATATCAATTTTTCAGGAAAATTAGATTATTATGGTTTACCAGGACTGCGTTTAGGACTCTCCGGCTATTTCGGTAGAACACAATCTCCAAAAGATGTCGAAGCTGTTGCAGGAGCAGATATAGGAATTTCTATGATAGGTCTTGACGCTCGATATGCAAAACAACGATTTAGTGTAAGAGGACAATTTGTTCGAGGTGCCTTATCAGATACCGAATCATATAACTTGGCCACTGGTAAAGATTTAGGAAGCATACTTCAGGGGTATTACTTAGAAACTGGCTATAATTTGTTAGCACTTCAAAAAAAGCAACAACTTATTGGTTTTGTTAGATATGAAGATTATAATACCCATGCTTCAACAGCAGGAAATTTAGTTGAAAATGATACATATAATAGGCAAGAGTGGACTTTTGGATTGAGTTATTTAATAGCAAATGGGGCGGTTGTTAAAGCAGATTACCAGTTAAAGGATAATGCAGCAAATAAACAAACAAA